One window from the genome of Methanomicrobiales archaeon encodes:
- a CDS encoding ABC transporter permease yields the protein MFLSFAVRNLRRHWIRSSLSIIGIVIGVIAIASLGIMGNSINLLVANLISDVGDTVVITPHTAIGTTFAGDPRTAVDAAIPARQVDEIRRAVSPHRVIPVLQGADEVEFGGGRSGYTQIIGLDPEDAAVLLDIEEGQNLRPNQPGALVGTYLAQEYDLAPGSRIAIGGETLRVTGTLRERGFAADINPDFAIVVPHAWYGRHFGTADAYAMVIVRVGDMQAIDAVKEAVNARLNRREETVDIFDSREMLAQYREIYQQITIFLVGIGAISLVIAAVNILNVMYISVTERIREVGILRSIGVLRREVLRMFLYEALILGLIGSVAGGAFSAIGGYFISVAAIEVFTAGTTFGENFTVFNLASAAYIVFGMLFGVGTSVAAGFYPAYRAAHMQPIEAMRHD from the coding sequence ATGTTCCTCAGCTTCGCCGTGCGGAACCTGCGGCGGCACTGGATCCGCTCCTCCCTCTCGATCATCGGGATCGTCATCGGGGTGATCGCGATCGCCTCCCTGGGGATCATGGGCAACAGCATCAACCTCCTGGTCGCCAACCTCATCAGCGACGTCGGCGACACCGTCGTGATCACCCCGCATACGGCGATCGGGACCACGTTCGCCGGCGATCCGCGGACCGCGGTGGATGCCGCGATCCCCGCCCGTCAGGTGGACGAGATCCGCCGGGCGGTCAGCCCGCACCGCGTAATCCCCGTGCTGCAGGGTGCGGACGAGGTGGAGTTCGGCGGCGGCAGGAGCGGTTACACCCAGATCATCGGGCTCGATCCCGAAGACGCCGCGGTCCTGCTCGATATCGAGGAGGGGCAGAACCTCCGCCCGAACCAGCCGGGTGCGCTCGTCGGGACCTACCTCGCACAGGAGTACGATCTCGCGCCCGGCTCACGGATCGCGATCGGCGGCGAGACGCTGCGTGTCACCGGAACGCTCCGCGAACGCGGATTTGCGGCGGACATCAACCCGGACTTCGCGATCGTCGTGCCGCACGCATGGTACGGCAGGCACTTCGGCACGGCGGACGCGTACGCCATGGTCATCGTCCGCGTCGGCGACATGCAGGCGATCGATGCGGTGAAAGAGGCGGTGAACGCCCGCCTGAACCGCCGCGAGGAGACGGTGGACATCTTCGACTCCCGGGAGATGCTGGCGCAGTACCGGGAGATCTACCAGCAGATCACGATCTTTCTCGTCGGCATCGGGGCGATCTCCCTCGTCATCGCCGCCGTTAACATCCTCAACGTCATGTACATATCGGTGACGGAGCGCATCCGCGAGGTTGGTATCCTGCGGAGCATCGGCGTCCTCCGCCGCGAAGTGCTCCGCATGTTCCTGTACGAAGCCCTGATCCTGGGCCTGATCGGAAGCGTCGCCGGCGGGGCGTTCAGCGCCATCGGCGGCTACTTCATCAGCGTCGCCGCCATCGAGGTGTTCACGGCCGGAACCACGTTCGGCGAGAACTTCACGGTCTTCAACCTGGCGTCCGCCGCCTACATCGTCTTCGGGATGCTGTTCGGTGTCGGAACGAGCGTCGCCGCCGGGTTCTACCCGGCGTATAGAGCCGCGCACATGCAGCCGATCGAGGCGATGCGCCATGACTGA
- a CDS encoding ABC transporter permease translates to MIFFEFARRNIRLHWFRSLLAVIGIVIGVLAISSLGILGNSLVLSVSESLTDVGDTLVITPGAGGFGMGGGQTAQKISPRDVEEIQRIAAPNAVIPLHVGGDRIALGSEIGAATIYGMREDDIPLLLEIDRGIYPRGASGAMVGSQLAERFNIAPGSRISIGSDGESVRVVGILKSRGAGFDINPDYAVIVSDRIFSTLYGEADWDQVIVKVRNLDDITPVKERIEAKFNRREPVLNVLETRVILEAIFDVFGQITTFTLAIGGISLVVAGVSILNVMMMSVSERTREIGVLRSIGTRRTEVLRMFVYESLLLGLIGSLIGGVLSLGGGYVLLFLMVQNTSYLFVPSTLVYIPFGMAVGIATSVLSGFYPAYKASNLNPVEALRHE, encoded by the coding sequence TTGATCTTCTTCGAGTTTGCCAGGCGGAATATCCGCCTGCACTGGTTCCGCTCTCTCCTGGCGGTCATCGGGATCGTGATCGGCGTGCTGGCGATCTCCTCGCTGGGGATCCTGGGCAACAGCCTGGTCCTCTCGGTCTCGGAGTCCCTGACCGACGTCGGCGACACCCTCGTGATCACCCCGGGGGCCGGGGGGTTCGGGATGGGGGGCGGGCAGACGGCGCAGAAGATCTCGCCCCGCGACGTGGAGGAGATCCAGCGGATCGCCGCGCCCAACGCCGTGATCCCGCTCCATGTCGGCGGCGATCGGATTGCCCTCGGAAGCGAGATCGGGGCTGCGACCATCTACGGGATGCGGGAGGACGACATCCCCCTGCTCCTGGAGATAGACAGGGGCATCTACCCGCGGGGGGCCTCCGGCGCGATGGTGGGGAGCCAGCTGGCCGAACGGTTCAATATCGCGCCCGGCAGCCGCATCAGCATCGGAAGCGACGGGGAGAGCGTGCGGGTCGTGGGAATCCTCAAGTCCCGGGGAGCGGGGTTCGACATCAACCCGGACTATGCGGTCATCGTCTCCGACCGTATCTTCTCCACCCTGTACGGGGAGGCGGACTGGGACCAGGTGATCGTGAAGGTGCGGAACCTCGACGACATCACCCCCGTCAAAGAGAGGATCGAGGCGAAGTTCAACCGCCGGGAGCCCGTGCTGAACGTCCTCGAGACCCGGGTGATCCTCGAGGCGATCTTCGACGTCTTCGGGCAGATCACGACGTTTACCCTCGCCATCGGGGGCATCTCGCTGGTCGTGGCGGGGGTGAGCATCCTGAACGTGATGATGATGTCCGTCTCCGAGCGGACGCGGGAGATCGGCGTGCTGCGCAGCATCGGCACCCGGAGGACCGAAGTGCTGAGGATGTTCGTCTACGAGTCACTCCTCCTGGGGCTCATCGGAAGCCTGATCGGGGGCGTGCTGAGCCTGGGCGGAGGATACGTGCTGCTCTTCCTGATGGTGCAGAACACGTCCTACCTCTTCGTGCCCTCGACGCTGGTCTACATCCCCTTCGGCATGGCGGTCGGGATCGCGACGAGCGTGCTCTCGGGCTTCTACCCGGCCTACAAGGCATCCAATCTGAATCCTGTGGAGGCGTTGCGGCATGAGTGA
- a CDS encoding ABC transporter permease, with the protein MILFSLAVRNLKRHAVRSGLATVGIVIGVIALASLGIMGSSLSVLFGGLVSDVGDTILVTPHLAASSGDPFDPRNTLAARIADRDVALIEKAAAQNRVIPMIRTSERIGVGERSGYTLLYVLAADDIPLLLERSSGLYPQRSSGVMVGALLADEFGLHAGSRIEVGGESVRVVGVAAERGMGIDINPDYAVIVTDEWYAARHGEQEASQVVVKVRDPAEIAGVKAAIDQQVNRRRETVDILDSREILEIYYQTVDAINVFLLGIGLVSLFVASVSILNVMIISVTERTREIGLMRSIGAKRREVMAIFLYESLVLGIAGSFAGGAASAIVGFYVSASVAGLLADFIPVEGAAVLDLTAIGHIASGVAFGIAASIVAGLYPAWKAAQLNPIEALRYE; encoded by the coding sequence ATGATCCTCTTCAGCCTCGCGGTGCGGAACCTGAAGCGGCACGCGGTCCGCTCGGGGCTCGCCACGGTCGGGATCGTCATCGGGGTGATCGCCCTTGCATCGCTCGGCATCATGGGCAGCAGCCTCTCGGTGCTCTTCGGGGGGCTGGTCTCGGACGTGGGCGACACCATTCTCGTCACCCCCCACCTGGCGGCATCCAGCGGGGATCCGTTCGACCCACGGAACACGCTCGCCGCGCGGATCGCGGACCGCGACGTGGCGCTGATCGAGAAGGCTGCCGCCCAGAACCGCGTCATCCCCATGATCCGCACCTCGGAGCGGATCGGCGTCGGGGAGCGGAGCGGCTACACCCTGCTCTACGTGCTGGCTGCGGACGACATCCCCCTCCTGCTGGAGCGCTCGTCCGGCCTCTACCCGCAGCGGTCCTCGGGGGTGATGGTGGGTGCGCTGCTCGCCGACGAGTTCGGCCTGCACGCCGGCAGCCGCATCGAGGTCGGGGGCGAGAGCGTCCGCGTCGTCGGCGTCGCCGCCGAGCGGGGGATGGGGATCGACATCAACCCGGACTACGCCGTCATCGTCACCGACGAGTGGTACGCCGCGCGGCACGGCGAGCAGGAGGCAAGCCAGGTGGTGGTGAAGGTGCGGGATCCCGCGGAGATCGCGGGGGTGAAAGCCGCCATCGATCAGCAGGTCAACCGCCGCCGGGAGACCGTGGACATCCTGGACTCGCGCGAGATCCTGGAGATCTACTACCAGACTGTCGACGCCATCAACGTCTTCCTCCTGGGCATCGGTCTGGTGTCGCTCTTCGTCGCAAGCGTGAGCATCCTGAACGTGATGATCATCTCCGTCACCGAGCGGACCCGCGAGATCGGGCTGATGCGGAGCATCGGGGCGAAGCGGCGGGAGGTGATGGCCATATTCCTCTACGAGAGCCTGGTTCTCGGGATCGCGGGGAGCTTCGCCGGCGGGGCGGCCAGCGCAATCGTCGGCTTCTACGTCAGCGCGTCCGTCGCGGGGCTCCTGGCCGACTTCATCCCCGTGGAGGGGGCGGCCGTCCTGGACCTGACCGCCATCGGCCACATCGCATCCGGCGTCGCCTTCGGCATCGCCGCCAGCATCGTCGCCGGGCTCTACCCGGCCTGGAAGGCGGCGCAGCTCAATCCCATCGAGGCGCTGCGCTACGAGTGA
- a CDS encoding rubredoxin — translation MEALRYKCRVCNYIYSPLRGEPHNGIPPGTRFEDLPEDYVCPVCGQQGKGRVGAWGFDPWVPTRYICDVCGYIYDESRGEPHNGIPRGTKFEDLPRDYTCPVCGLDPKITGFYGKVGKEYFKPLDV, via the coding sequence ATGGAAGCCTTGAGATACAAGTGCAGGGTCTGCAACTACATCTACTCGCCCCTCCGGGGCGAGCCGCATAACGGCATCCCGCCCGGGACGCGCTTTGAGGATCTGCCGGAAGATTACGTCTGCCCGGTCTGCGGTCAGCAGGGGAAGGGCAGAGTCGGCGCATGGGGTTTCGATCCCTGGGTCCCCACGCGGTACATCTGCGACGTCTGCGGCTACATCTACGACGAGAGCCGCGGCGAGCCGCATAACGGCATTCCCCGCGGCACGAAGTTCGAGGACCTGCCCCGGGATTACACCTGCCCGGTCTGCGGCCTGGATCCCAAAATCACCGGGTTCTATGGCAAGGTTGGCAAGGAGTACTTCAAACCGCTCGACGTGTAG
- a CDS encoding DUF3821 domain-containing protein produces the protein MPEGGWTPDARGIRTGCVALAVLLAVVVLVLPAAARGPTIKDIQPGDTVFVHERGLNLAALGGAGDDLASLVHYRDFSRQVIDRTIPVDDPGDFELLEFEVDGTYGIYYAWNRSGLIRSGDGVPVHVDIQEPRLALDVVLAAPYHQDSVQGLTISSGTLIAFEITSPRVGTQYRIDNTYPAQVDIVFLRPGGAETTVIGGRDMSGLNVSASRFYTDDPGRAGAVSLSGLEPGTYTFQARWRAPQEFADYAQDSNVVNFTVRGRPGVTITVSPTTPTETAPPPTTEPTTPPATLPTTAETTPPTTPPATETTVPPTTQAPLMPLLGVIGVCAAMIWAALKRR, from the coding sequence GTGCCCGAGGGGGGATGGACGCCGGATGCGCGGGGGATCCGCACGGGCTGCGTCGCACTGGCAGTCCTGCTCGCCGTCGTGGTCCTGGTTCTGCCGGCAGCGGCACGGGGACCGACGATAAAGGACATCCAGCCGGGGGATACCGTATTCGTGCACGAGAGAGGGCTGAACCTCGCCGCACTCGGCGGCGCGGGCGACGATCTCGCCTCCCTCGTCCACTACAGAGACTTTTCGCGGCAGGTTATCGACAGGACGATCCCGGTGGACGATCCGGGCGACTTCGAACTGCTGGAGTTCGAGGTGGACGGCACGTACGGGATCTACTACGCCTGGAACCGATCCGGGCTCATTCGCAGCGGGGACGGGGTCCCGGTCCACGTGGACATCCAGGAGCCCCGCCTTGCCCTGGACGTCGTCCTCGCCGCTCCGTACCACCAGGACTCCGTGCAGGGGCTCACCATCTCGAGCGGGACCCTGATCGCCTTCGAGATCACCTCCCCGAGGGTCGGAACCCAGTACCGGATCGATAACACCTATCCGGCGCAGGTGGACATCGTATTCCTGCGGCCCGGGGGCGCCGAGACCACGGTGATCGGGGGCAGGGATATGAGCGGCCTGAATGTCAGCGCCTCGCGGTTCTACACCGACGATCCCGGCAGGGCGGGTGCGGTATCGCTCTCCGGCCTCGAACCGGGCACGTACACCTTCCAGGCGCGCTGGAGGGCCCCGCAGGAGTTCGCCGACTATGCGCAGGACTCCAACGTCGTGAACTTTACGGTGCGGGGCCGCCCGGGCGTCACCATCACCGTGAGTCCGACGACGCCGACGGAGACCGCTCCGCCGCCGACCACGGAGCCCACGACTCCGCCGGCGACGCTGCCGACGACAGCCGAAACCACGCCGCCGACGACGCCTCCCGCGACCGAGACGACCGTCCCCCCCACCACGCAGGCGCCGCTCATGCCGCTCCTGGGCGTCATCGGCGTCTGCGCGGCCATGATCTGGGCTGCGCTGAAGAGGCGGTGA
- a CDS encoding ABC transporter ATP-binding protein, translating into MSDDRLRGTAVMQLRDVTKIYPLPGGDVVALNRVSLEIESGDFIAIMGPSGSGKSTLLNLIGCLDVPTSGDLFIRGRNVRDLSDDDLTRLRRDSIGFVFQQFNLIPLLTALENVEFPCTLKEGDGKGRGACRDRSRSVLRSVGLDEPLFSHKPAELSGGQQQRVAIARALVNDPEILLCDEPTGNLDTKTGTGIMELLAEMNRKGKTIVMVTHDPRVADYATRRIHLVDGQIA; encoded by the coding sequence ATGAGTGACGATCGTCTGCGCGGTACCGCTGTCATGCAGCTCAGGGACGTGACGAAGATCTATCCGCTGCCGGGAGGGGACGTGGTGGCGCTGAACCGGGTATCCCTCGAGATCGAGTCCGGAGACTTCATCGCCATCATGGGCCCCTCGGGTTCGGGCAAGTCCACGCTGCTGAACCTCATCGGCTGCCTGGACGTCCCGACTTCCGGCGATCTCTTCATCCGGGGGCGCAACGTCAGGGACCTCTCCGACGACGACCTGACACGGCTGCGGCGGGACAGCATCGGGTTCGTCTTCCAGCAGTTCAACCTGATCCCGCTCCTGACGGCGCTCGAGAACGTGGAGTTCCCCTGCACGCTGAAAGAGGGGGATGGGAAGGGGCGGGGGGCGTGCCGGGATCGCTCCCGCAGCGTGCTGCGGTCGGTGGGGCTCGACGAGCCGCTCTTCAGCCACAAACCGGCGGAACTGTCCGGAGGGCAGCAGCAGCGGGTGGCGATCGCGCGGGCGCTGGTGAACGACCCGGAGATCCTGCTCTGCGACGAGCCCACGGGAAACCTGGACACGAAGACGGGTACCGGCATCATGGAGCTCCTGGCCGAGATGAACCGGAAGGGAAAGACGATCGTCATGGTTACCCACGATCCGCGGGTCGCGGACTACGCGACCCGCCGCATACACCTCGTCGACGGCCAGATCGCGTAG
- a CDS encoding protein kinase, whose protein sequence is MASLQGGGRRTAVAILVFCLLLPPTSAATYTVNPGGGDFASIQAAIDHASRGDTILVESGTYAENLRVDRTISLKGADTGDGAPAIDAGGRAAAMILLADGCRIEGFSLYGGGAFDGITVSSSGNTIAGNRIAGCGRGIALESSGGNSIVGNTISACRDAGIALMQSPDNRISQNTVRGNAGYGLVLGAGSSGNRIFLNTFENAQNAIASSASDWSSAEALAYPWGGRTMTSPLGNYWSDYSGRDGDGNGIGDSPYTIERGGDAIPRLATPQNRRDAYPLIRPWEAYLGTEAAPSQTAATPSPAPTTPVTPATTPPSPAEPAGTPATPSESPGPPAPGLAPVLGTLGAAALLLASVLVRDGRSAAGFIVADLRPSTRILAAGFGATGIALLLLYALTVSSLAARPPQDAGFAVGLGTAFLLTYLALSALVLCYAAACRRPFPTVARIHLGLSLAAAAVLILLVPAVSGAFSFPDIGAVLASALLSFWLQERTQPRGADGPARAEAPASTLPGGLTILDPSAAEAPEPQKAHFPPDLRGRYASVEYLGKGGVARVFRARRAGDGREVAVKIPISFDELTGISFLKEIKAWEGLRHENIVELYEANILPVPFFEMEYLPMTLEACRKPMPVNRAVRIVRAVAGGLAYAHARGVVHRDLKPHNILLSPEGQPKIADWGLSKAVADERASTLTGFSLPYAAPEQIAPREYGRTDARTDIYQLGVLFYELVTGQLPFRGEGIAEIASSILHDRPAPPSRLNPEAERVEAVILRCLEKDPAQRYPSAEDLLRDLEGCVRDAEGA, encoded by the coding sequence ATGGCATCGCTGCAGGGGGGCGGGCGGAGAACTGCGGTTGCCATCCTGGTCTTCTGCCTCCTCCTGCCGCCCACCTCTGCCGCCACGTACACCGTCAACCCCGGAGGCGGGGATTTTGCGAGCATCCAGGCAGCGATCGATCACGCCTCCCGCGGCGACACCATCCTGGTGGAGAGCGGCACCTACGCCGAGAACCTGCGGGTGGACCGGACGATCTCGCTGAAGGGGGCGGATACGGGAGACGGCGCCCCCGCGATCGACGCCGGCGGACGGGCGGCGGCGATGATCCTGCTGGCCGACGGCTGCCGGATCGAGGGGTTCAGCCTCTACGGCGGGGGCGCCTTCGACGGCATCACCGTCTCGTCGTCGGGCAACACGATCGCCGGCAACCGGATCGCGGGCTGCGGGCGGGGCATCGCCCTCGAATCTTCCGGAGGGAACAGCATCGTCGGGAATACGATCTCCGCCTGCCGTGACGCGGGCATCGCCCTCATGCAGTCCCCGGATAACCGGATATCGCAGAACACGGTGCGCGGCAATGCGGGATACGGCCTCGTCCTCGGGGCGGGATCCTCCGGGAACCGCATCTTCCTCAACACCTTCGAGAACGCGCAGAACGCGATCGCCTCCAGCGCCTCGGACTGGAGTTCGGCGGAGGCGCTGGCCTACCCCTGGGGCGGGCGCACGATGACCTCCCCGCTCGGCAACTACTGGAGCGATTACTCGGGCAGGGACGGGGACGGCAATGGCATCGGGGACAGCCCCTACACGATCGAACGGGGAGGGGATGCGATCCCCCGCCTGGCGACGCCGCAGAACCGGAGGGACGCCTACCCCCTGATCCGACCCTGGGAGGCGTACCTGGGCACGGAGGCGGCGCCGTCGCAGACTGCCGCAACGCCGTCCCCCGCCCCGACGACGCCGGTGACCCCTGCAACGACGCCGCCATCCCCGGCGGAGCCCGCGGGGACACCCGCAACACCTTCGGAATCACCCGGGCCACCGGCTCCCGGTCTCGCCCCCGTCCTGGGGACGCTGGGCGCCGCGGCGCTCCTGCTCGCCTCCGTCCTCGTGCGGGACGGCAGGAGCGCCGCTGGCTTCATCGTGGCGGACCTGCGGCCGTCCACCCGTATACTCGCCGCCGGCTTCGGGGCAACGGGCATCGCGCTCCTCCTCCTCTACGCCCTGACCGTGAGCTCCCTCGCCGCCCGCCCTCCGCAGGATGCCGGGTTCGCGGTCGGCCTCGGCACCGCCTTCCTCCTCACCTACCTGGCGCTGTCCGCCCTGGTGCTCTGCTATGCCGCAGCATGCCGCCGCCCCTTCCCGACGGTGGCGCGCATCCACCTCGGGCTCTCCCTGGCCGCCGCCGCAGTGCTGATCCTCCTGGTCCCGGCGGTCAGCGGTGCCTTCTCCTTCCCGGATATCGGCGCGGTGCTCGCATCGGCCCTTCTCTCGTTCTGGCTGCAGGAGAGGACGCAGCCCCGGGGCGCCGACGGGCCGGCACGGGCAGAGGCGCCTGCATCCACGCTCCCGGGCGGGCTGACGATCCTCGATCCCTCGGCGGCGGAAGCCCCCGAACCGCAGAAAGCCCACTTTCCCCCGGACCTGCGGGGCAGGTACGCCAGCGTCGAGTACCTCGGGAAGGGGGGCGTCGCCCGCGTCTTCCGCGCACGTCGGGCGGGCGACGGGCGGGAGGTGGCCGTGAAGATCCCGATCAGTTTCGACGAGCTGACCGGCATCAGCTTCCTGAAGGAGATCAAGGCCTGGGAGGGGCTCCGCCACGAGAACATCGTGGAGCTCTACGAGGCGAACATCCTGCCCGTCCCCTTCTTCGAGATGGAGTACCTGCCGATGACGCTGGAGGCGTGCAGAAAACCCATGCCCGTGAACCGGGCGGTCCGCATCGTCCGTGCGGTTGCCGGAGGGCTCGCCTACGCGCACGCGCGGGGTGTCGTGCACCGCGACCTGAAGCCGCACAACATCCTCCTGTCCCCGGAGGGTCAGCCGAAGATCGCAGACTGGGGGCTCTCCAAGGCGGTTGCCGACGAGCGGGCATCGACCCTGACCGGGTTCTCCCTTCCGTATGCCGCCCCCGAGCAGATTGCGCCCCGGGAGTACGGCAGGACGGACGCGCGCACGGACATCTACCAGCTGGGCGTGCTCTTCTACGAGCTGGTGACGGGGCAGCTCCCCTTCCGGGGAGAGGGGATCGCGGAGATCGCCTCGTCCATCCTGCACGACCGCCCTGCACCGCCCTCCCGCCTCAATCCCGAGGCTGAGCGCGTCGAGGCGGTCATCCTGCGGTGCCTGGAGAAGGATCCCGCGCAGCGCTACCCGTCGGCAGAGGATCTCCTGAGGGATCTGGAGGGCTGCGTCCGCGATGCGGAGGGTGCGTAG
- a CDS encoding FHA domain-containing protein: MDERSAAETVLIKEDPDFLEELSEYLDVLSSSARLRILKLLEKKPRDARSLSHEIETSYENTKKHLDKLLSIGVIRKEAGLGRPTSKGIHPVWEYSLVPGSLEAIVRNLGLFSNIRITAIDRDLTDRLRQVRGKVSDELMDRYPALMVMGGPEDGRIFRIRGDRVRIGRIDPEDPEKHEEDLVLPEEYRSVTRISKPHVRILQVQGTWYVEDCGSTGGTFLNNRKVEGGRRESLQDGDVLELSRGVQGVRLLLTLPADASKPGAAD; the protein is encoded by the coding sequence ATGGACGAGCGGAGCGCGGCAGAGACCGTTCTCATCAAGGAGGACCCCGATTTTCTCGAGGAGCTCTCGGAGTACCTCGATGTCCTGAGCAGCAGCGCGAGGCTCAGGATCCTGAAACTGCTGGAGAAGAAGCCCCGGGATGCCCGGTCCCTGTCGCACGAGATCGAGACCAGTTACGAGAACACGAAGAAGCACCTTGACAAACTCCTGAGCATCGGCGTCATCCGCAAGGAGGCGGGGCTGGGGAGACCCACCAGCAAGGGGATCCATCCGGTCTGGGAGTACTCCCTGGTGCCGGGGAGCCTGGAGGCGATCGTTCGGAACCTCGGCCTGTTCAGCAACATCCGGATCACGGCCATCGACCGGGATCTCACCGACCGGTTGCGGCAGGTGCGGGGAAAGGTCTCCGACGAGCTCATGGATCGCTACCCCGCGCTGATGGTGATGGGGGGACCGGAAGACGGGCGGATCTTCCGGATCCGGGGCGATCGCGTGCGTATCGGGCGGATCGATCCCGAAGACCCCGAGAAGCACGAAGAGGATCTGGTCCTCCCGGAGGAATACCGATCCGTGACGCGGATCTCGAAACCGCACGTGCGGATCCTGCAGGTGCAGGGCACCTGGTACGTGGAGGACTGCGGCAGCACCGGAGGCACCTTCCTGAACAACCGGAAGGTGGAGGGAGGGCGGCGGGAGAGTCTGCAGGACGGCGACGTGCTCGAACTCTCACGAGGCGTTCAGGGTGTGCGCCTTCTCCTCACCCTCCCTGCGGACGCCTCGAAGCCCGGCGCGGCAGACTGA
- a CDS encoding HEAT repeat domain-containing protein produces the protein MGEEAPPPVIMVDREKRREENFEKIVRQLGHEHIPYRVKAAEALGRIGDERGVVPLIALLEDPSNEVRYVTTVALGRLRDRRAVEPLIRALKDEERWVRQGAAGALGEIGDQRAVPDLVALLEDPKKDVRVAAADAIGKILDEQGVRPDTEEAVSALIRALEDDEYEVRSAARGALRKITEQEEW, from the coding sequence ATGGGTGAAGAGGCTCCACCGCCCGTGATCATGGTGGATCGGGAGAAGAGGAGGGAGGAGAACTTCGAGAAGATCGTCAGGCAGCTCGGCCATGAGCATATCCCCTACCGGGTGAAGGCGGCGGAGGCTCTCGGGCGGATCGGCGACGAGCGGGGTGTGGTGCCGCTCATCGCGCTCCTGGAGGATCCCTCGAACGAGGTGCGTTACGTGACCACCGTGGCGCTGGGCAGGCTCCGGGACAGGCGGGCCGTGGAGCCTCTCATCCGCGCCCTGAAAGACGAGGAGCGCTGGGTGCGGCAGGGGGCAGCCGGGGCGCTGGGTGAGATCGGGGATCAGCGGGCGGTGCCGGATCTGGTCGCCCTGCTGGAGGATCCGAAGAAGGACGTGCGGGTTGCCGCAGCCGACGCGATCGGGAAGATCCTGGACGAGCAGGGGGTCCGCCCGGATACCGAGGAGGCGGTGAGCGCCCTGATCCGCGCTCTCGAGGACGACGAGTACGAGGTGCGGAGCGCGGCCCGGGGCGCCCTGCGCAAGATCACGGAGCAGGAGGAGTGGTAG
- a CDS encoding AEC family transporter has product MLTEFLVVADRIFALILLITAGYAAYSLKILDLNATRRISSFLLNIAIPALIIASMQVPRSAALLAGAGELLLLTGILYLISSGIAGLAAAALPATRTERGVFQFAIVFGNVGFMGFPVVQALYGGDTLFYAAIFNLVFNVLVFSLGIALLTRGREQGFDPRLLANPGILASVAGLILFLESVQIPPPFIDAIGLLGNVTAPLAMIVVGALLATFPLREMIGDWRVLLASAVRLLAIPLAAAVLLRPLAADPLAFSVLVTLAAMPAAANTVIFAEQYGSDARLASRTVFVSTLASLATIPLVTSVLLA; this is encoded by the coding sequence ATGCTGACGGAGTTCCTGGTAGTGGCCGACCGGATCTTCGCCCTGATCCTCCTGATCACGGCGGGTTATGCCGCCTACAGCCTGAAGATCCTGGATCTGAACGCGACGCGGCGGATCTCCAGCTTCCTCCTCAACATCGCCATTCCGGCGCTGATCATCGCCTCGATGCAGGTCCCCCGATCCGCGGCGCTCCTCGCCGGCGCCGGCGAACTCCTCCTCCTCACCGGGATCCTGTACCTTATCTCCTCAGGCATCGCCGGGCTCGCTGCCGCCGCCCTCCCCGCCACCCGCACCGAGCGGGGCGTCTTCCAGTTCGCCATCGTCTTCGGCAACGTGGGATTCATGGGATTTCCGGTCGTCCAGGCCCTCTACGGCGGCGATACCCTCTTCTACGCGGCTATATTCAACCTCGTCTTCAACGTGCTCGTCTTCTCCCTCGGGATCGCGCTGCTGACGCGGGGGAGGGAGCAGGGGTTCGACCCCCGCCTCCTGGCCAATCCCGGCATCCTCGCCTCCGTCGCGGGCCTGATCCTCTTCCTGGAGTCCGTGCAGATCCCGCCGCCGTTCATCGACGCGATCGGGCTCCTGGGAAATGTGACCGCCCCGCTCGCCATGATCGTCGTCGGAGCCCTGCTGGCGACGTTCCCCCTCCGGGAGATGATCGGGGACTGGCGGGTTCTGCTGGCGTCCGCCGTCCGCCTCCTGGCCATCCCGCTCGCCGCGGCGGTGCTGCTGCGGCCCCTGGCGGCGGATCCTCTCGCATTCAGCGTGCTTGTCACCCTCGCGGCGATGCCGGCCGCCGCGAACACGGTCATTTTCGCCGAGCAGTACGGCTCCGACGCCCGCCTGGCGTCCCGGACCGTGTTCGTCTCCACCCTGGCGTCCCTGGCGACCATCCCGCTGGTGACCTCCGTTCTCCTGGCCTGA